A window of the Staphylococcus capitis subsp. capitis genome harbors these coding sequences:
- a CDS encoding beta-class phenol-soluble modulin, translating into MEHISKLGEAIANTVSAGQSGDGAELAKSIVNIVANGAGVVEDIAKAFGLM; encoded by the coding sequence ATGGAACACATTTCAAAATTAGGCGAAGCTATCGCTAATACAGTTTCAGCAGGACAATCTGGAGATGGTGCTGAATTAGCTAAATCAATCGTTAATATTGTGGCTAACGGTGCTGGTGTAGTAGAAGATATTGCTAAAGCATTTGGTTTAATGTAA